The Miscanthus floridulus cultivar M001 chromosome 6, ASM1932011v1, whole genome shotgun sequence genomic interval CTAAAAATATGTAGTTTCACTACTTATCTGATCCAGATGCGGTCttttcaaaagaaaagaaaaaacacttACCTGTTACGAGTGGCATTGCACCTGAAAATTTCCAATTCTGGGTCATCCTAAAAGCATGGTTCTTTTATCTTGCAGACTTCCAGCTGAAAGAGTTTGTCTGCAGTCTTGGGTTCCACATCGAGGGGCTGGCAGTTTTGCATCTGAACGGACTGATGAAGACTATCAGCGCGAGTGGGGACAAAACAAAGCAGGTAGCTACGCTGAATACCGTTCAAACGGCTCTAACCTCCAACTTCAGAGAGATGTCCCTTCAGCTGGTTCCACAACAGGTATTCACAAAAATAGGGGTGTGGATGTTGGTGGTAGTTCTGAGCAACATTACAGAAGTGGTGGATCATATGGATTTCGAAACAGTCATCAGCCGTATACTGGTGCAAGAGCGAATAATGAGACATCTGGATATAATACATTGCAACCTTACAGAGGTAGTGGTGCATACAGCCAGCAAGGCCTTGATGGGTATTTTCCAAATGATCGTCAACAGTACAATGGCACAGAAGCTACATATAGCTCTGGATACAACTCCCAAAGTAACCAGAAGATTTATGAAGGAGAAGGAGCTAATTATGGGCAGTACGGATATGGTCCTTCAGGACAAGCATGTCCAAACCCAATTGGAAATAACCAGCGAGTGCAGAAACAGCAATATGTTGATCATAGATCTGGGGGAAGTTATCCAGATAGATCGGGGAATCATCCCTCTCAGTATGTAAATCCAACTCATTTCCATAAGGAGCATGTTGCAGGGTTTCAGCAAGGCAACAATAGTAATTTTGGATATAATGCTTCGCAGGCGTATCAAAGCCCTCATTTCACTTCGCAGGCTGATACACATGGTACTCCTCAAGGATATTCCATGTACCTAAATACAGATGCACAACGCCTCTCTCATGGAGTTCATCAAGAAAAACATTCACATGCGCAATCTGCTGGATCATTTGGGAACCACTTAAACAGTGCACCTCATGAAGATGACAAATATCACCAGTCGCTACAGGGCAACCCTTCAAATGTTGGATCGCCTTATGAAGTACCTAAAGCCGGCGGCAAACACAAAGGTACTGTTGAAGAACTGGAGAAGTTTTGTGAAGATGGCAATGTAAAAGAAGCTTTGGAAGTTCTGGCTATGCTAAAGGAAAACAGAATTGTGTTACATGCTCCTCATTACTTCAGATTGATGCAAGCATGTGGTGATGCAACTGCGCTCTCAGAAGCAAGATTAATACATAGTCAAATTTCTGAATCATCACTTGTTGTTGATACAGATTTTCAAAACAAAATTCTAAAGATGTATGCTAAGTGTGGTTCAATGGAAGATGCAAAAAAGCTTTTCAGTTCTATGGATCATCATAATTTGACTTCTTGGAACACTATGATCTCAGGTTTTGTGCATAATACCCTTGGTGAAGAAGCAATAGATTTTTTCGATCGGTTTAAGCAGACAGGGGGTAAGCCAGATCTTGGCATGTTCAGACATGTTTTCCTGGCCTGTGGAATTTTGGGATCTGTTAATGAAGGAATGTTGCATTTTGAATCCATGCAGAAAGATTTTGGCATACATCCCACTATGGAACATTATGCAAGCATTATTAGTATGCTTGGACAGTCTGGCTACATTGCTGAAGCCTATGAATTTGTGGAACAGATGCCTGTGGAACCAAGCATTGAGGTATGGGAAAATTTGATGAACATGTGTCGACTTAATGGCTTTTTAGAGCTTGGAGATCGTTGCGCTCAAATCATAGAGCGCTTGGATTCTTCTAGGCTGAATGAACAGTCTAAAATGGGTCTTTTCCCTGTCAATGCTTCAGACCTTgcaaaggaaaaggaaaggaaaaaggcAAGTGTTGCTGAAGCTCGGAGCAAGGTCCATGAATACAGAGCTGGAGACCGATCCCACCCTGACACTCCTAAGATCTATGAAGAGCTGAGGTACTTGTTGGCTCACATGAAAGAAGCTGGGTATATTGCTGACACTCGATTTGTTCTTCATGATGTTGATCAAGAAACCAAAGAGGATGCTTTACTTGCTCACAGTGAGAGGCTGGCTATCAGTTACGGTCTTATAACAAGTGCTCCCCGCTCGCCTGTTAGAGTTATAAAGAATCTTCGGTCATGTGGAGACTGTCACACGGCTTTCAAGATAATCTCGAAACTTGTCGGCCGTCAGATCATTGCAAGGGATGCAAAGAGGTTCCACCACTTTGAAAATGGTGTGTGCTCTTGCAAAGACTACTGGTAAACAAGATGATAGCAGTCCGCATCTTAGTCAATTTTGATCTGCACAAGACCGCTATAGGTTGTTTATATGCTGAAGGTAGGCTGATGCCTATCTTAGCTGATAGTTTCATGTCAGGGACATGATGTATGATGTCATCAGGGACAAGCAGGCCTTAAGCCTCTCTAGTGTTCTATTTTGCAGGTTATACGTTAAGCCTGAGTTTTTGCTTTAACGACTGTTGTCTCTGATTTGTTACTTGCCACCAAAATAAAACAGTAGAATGTAATTGGGTTGTGGTCCCCTGGCATGTAAACTTTGATTCAGCTAAGCTTTCTGACTGCATTCTGTATCCATTGCTTATAGCTAGCAAAATCTTGTCCTTGTACCTGTTTGGCTTCAGCTCGGGATTGGGCTTCCTTTGCCTCTGGACTCTTGAGTCGAGTTTCTAAAGAAATCTGCTACTAGAGATGATCGGGAAGTCAAGTATTCTGGGCTGTTTAATATCGTTTAGCTTGTTCTGATGGATTGATTTTGCGTGTGGATTTACTTTTTCCCATTGGTTCTagtttttttgcattttataatGTTGCTCTGCACCCAAAGATCAATGGAATTTGTTGCATTTGTCTGTACCATGGAGATGCAAGCCGATTTGTTATCCGTTGTTCGTAGATGATCAATGGAACTTGAGATGCAAGCCGATTTGTTATCCGGTGTTCGTACTTGCAGTCATAGGGGTATGGCGATGATGACGAGCAGAGACGACGAAGGTAGCGGAGGTAAGATCACCATGCCAAAGAAGAGGTAATAGGACCAAGTAATCCAGGCAAACAAACATGAACCAGCCAATACAGGCTTAGCTAGCTGATAACTAAACACGACTAGATTGTGTTGACATGGACAGGCTTAAGATAGCGAGTTATATTTCTAGCCAAGCTTACCGTATAGAAacaccaaacacaccctaagttTTCCCGTTGCCCCGCGTATATGAATTTTGCTTGGATTTCCATGGAAATCTCAAGTTTCGAATGTCACCTTAATGTGCACGTCCAAAATTTGAAAGTTGCTACTATGCTGCCGGGTACCAAGGCCCAAATGCGTCTAAAAACACAATCAACTTTGAGCACATTTGATGATTTCAACTCTACAACCCACTGTCAGTTGCTTTGCAACCTGCAGACGGTCTTGGGGACCTGTGTTATAGACCTGGTCCACCGAGCCCCTCGCCCCCTCGGCGTCCTCGCAAATCTGCAAACAGCCCAACAAGGGTTTTAGAGGACAACGGAACCcgtcgatggcggcggcggctggcggcGTGCGGCGAGCCCTCGCGGCGCTGCGCTCCGGTTCCCCGTCTACTATCTCTGCAACGCTCTCCCGCCAGGCGGCGGCTCGCTCTCCGGAGCTGGCGGCCGCGTCCCTGCCGcgcgcctcccgccggcgccTCGCGATCTCGAGGTAGCCTGGAGCCTCTGATTCTCTAGCGGAGCATTTTTGTTCTTCTCCTTGGCTCAGATTCGGTGATGCAGGGTGCCGGTTGCGGCGCTCGGCAGCGTGCAGGGTTCGCTGATGCCGATGCACAACGCCACCGCGTCGGCGCTGCTCACCTCCATGCTCGGGCTTAAGCCTGGCTCTTGGGGCTGGCTCTCCGAAGGTAAGTGATTTGATCCGTTTGCTCCATTTCGGTACCGTGATTCCCTGAATGACGCATGCCATCGAGACTTACTATATTACATCGAATGAGTTAACGGTACTGTGTCAGATCAGAATGTGATTGCTTCGCTCTTCTCTTCAGTTTGATGTTTGTTATTACATATTGAACATAGTTCTGCTATGTAAGTACTTCACCTACGTTACACTCTTTTAGGCCCATTTGAGATTGTTATTGAGGATAGGCTAGAAACCAAGGACACTTCAAATTTGAATGTATGCCTGAAATTAGAAGTGTTGTATTAAGGTAGGCTACTGGCTAGTGCTATATTTGTGCCAGGGTCTAAAATTGGATCAAAATTGCCTTGATTTTCTGCCTCTTTAGTAGTGGCATCTTTGGTGGATGGGATCGAAGAACTTTGATGTATTTTTCATTCTTCTCTTAGTGCTCTATATGTTTGTCATTTCCTAACAAATAATATCGCCACAATGGTTAGGATGCACTTGTCTGACTAACTGCAAGTTACTGTTTATGGTGTCTACTAATTTAGCATCCTGCCAACATCATTTGACTAAGTACAGATTGTTGCTACTTCTTTTATTAGAATAGGTTTTTTAGCCAAATACATATTTCTTGATGTTTTTTCAATCGGCAAGCATTTGTTAACATCTTTAAGACTTTACCTTTTTTTTTACAATTGCTGTTCATGTGTTGTCACATACCCCATCTGATTGTTTTCTCTGTTTTATTAAAGATTGTTGCTGATAGCTTGAAAAGGCAACTATAGATCTATGAATTGTACTCAAGGGGCATTTAAGGTGTCTACAACACTGTGCCAAATTGTTGGTACAGACAGTTCCTTATTTGTGTCTGAATCTGTTATGGTAGGCGCCACATATGGGCGCAGGGAAAGGCGGCAAACTGGCTCAACCAGCCAGGGGCCGGTCTAGTTGAGTCATAGAAGATTTAGGAAAGAGTCAACTGATTATTATGGTCCTATTTGTTAGTTTCCTATTTGTTAGCACAAGTTGTTAGAGTCCTCAATGTATAAGTATTAAACTTGGAGAGGAATAAAGACTAGCCTGGGATTGTGTCATCCTTGACACCCGTGGGCGCCTGGCCCCTCTTTTCCCCCTTCCCGCATAAACCCTAGCCGCCCACCACGGCTTCAGCTCGTCGCAAGCTTCAGGGATCTCTCGCTCCTCATTCCCCTCCATACGATCTGAGAAGCAAGGGCCGGCGTCATACcaacctggtatcagagaccttgccgATCATGGAACCCACAACCAACGCCCCGGCACCACTGATCCCATCCACCGCCGCTCCCGTTGCGACGACGGGCGTCTTGGTGAACCTCACCGGCGCTCCAGCCAACACGACCCCACCCTCCGGGCCACCCACGCTCGCCTCGATCACGGAGATCCTCGCTAGCATGCAGCTGCAGATGTCCGCCATCAATACCCATCTGGCTGATCAAGGGGCTCGCTTGGCCGCCATTGATGGCCGCCCGCCCTTTCCACAATTCGGGTTGGCCGGCTATGGTGGCGTGCCGCACTCCCATCCCGTGATCACGGAGCTCACGCCGGGGGACTCGTCCGCCTCGGTCTCGCAGGCCCTGCAGATGACCGCCCCAGCGCCGCAGGAACAACGGCCGGTGCCATCGCAGCCCATGGGAGTGCCGATCCAGCAGATCAACTTCCCGCGCTCGCCCTCGCCGATTCCGGGATTCCCATCGTTCGGGATGCCGGTCTACTCCGCGCCGACCTCGCACATGTCAACGACCGCACCCCATGCCAGGGCGCCGCATGCCGGTCCGGCCTACGAGGGCGCAACGCCGGAGTTCGAGGGCTTTGCTGTACCCAAATACCACAAGCTCACCTTCAACATCTTCGACGGCAAGGACGATCCTCTCGGCTGGCTCAACAAGTGTGAGCAGTTCTTCCGCGGGCAGATGACTCGGGAAGTTGACAAGGTATGGCTGGCCTCTTATCATCTGACCGGGGTCGCCTTGCAGTGGTACATCGTCCTGGAAGCGGACATGGGGCGGCCCACATGGCCGGATTTCCGTCGGCTGTGCCAGCAGCGGTTCGGTCCCGCCCTCGGCACGAACCACCTCGCCGACCTCGCGCGCCTGCCGTTCGGGGCCTCGGTGGACGCGTACATGGAGGCGTTCCAGGCCCGCGCCGCCCACGCCGGCGAACTCTCCACACTCCAGAAGGCACGCTTGTTCACCGGCGGGCTGCCGGATTATATACGCGTGGACGTCGAACTCCAGGACCCTCAGGACCTCCAGCACGCCATGCGGCTGGCCCGCGCGTACGAGCGGCGCAATGCACCCCAATGGCCCGCCCTGGCCGCTCCATGTCCGCCGCGCCATGCTGCGGCCGCTCCTGCCGCGCTGACCGCACCGCCAGGGCACGGATCTGCCTCGACACCGCCTACGACCCCGGCACGCACCTTAAAGAAGCTGACGCATGAGGAGATGGCGGAGCGGCGCAAGCTCGGCTTATGCTTCAACTGCGACGAGCCGTTCCAGCGCGGCCACAAGTGCGCGCGACTCTTCTACTTAGAGGCGCCCGACTACATCGTCGAGGAGCCCGAGGACTTGGACGATACGCCGCCGACCAACACGTTCGACCCCGACGCCCCCATGATTTTGCTGTCCGCCATCACGGGCATCCGGGTACCCGACACCATGAAGTTACGCGTGCACATCGGCGCACACGCGTTCACAGCCCTCCTGGACTCGGGATCAACACATAACTTCATCAGCACGTCGGCGGCTCGGCGAGCGTCCATTCCGTTCCAGGACAGTGGCGGCGCCCACGTGATCGTGGCAAACGGCGACCGCGTCCAATGCCAAGGCGTCGCACGCAACGTCGGCATCCGCATCGACAACGAGGCCTTCCAGGTGGACTACTACTCCATCCCCCTCGAGTGTTACGACATGGTCCTTGGGATCACTTGGCTGCGCTCCCTGGGACCCATTCTCTGGGACTTCGACACGCTCCGGCTGGCGATCACCATCCGCGGCCGCCGCGTGGTCTGGTCGGGCGTAGGAGGCACGGCTGTGCCCAGGACGCCCACGGACCACCTCCTGGCGAGTCACATCTACACCGACAAGGGGGCCGAGCCAACCCTCCTAGAGCGCCTCCTGGAGTCTTACGACGACGTGTTCGCACCGCCCACGGGTATGCCCCCGGCACGGGACTGCGACCACCATATCCACCTCAAGCCCGACACCGAGCCGGTCGCCGTGCGCCCATATCGCTACCCCCAGCTCCAGAAGGATGAGCTGGAGCGGCAGTGCGAAGACATGCTCCAGCAAGGAATCATCAGGCCCAGCACCTCACCGTTTTCAGCGCTGGTGCTGCTGGTCCGGAAGCAAGACACCTCCTGGCGTTTCTGCGTCGATTATAGGGCTCTCAATGCGGCAACCGTCAAGGACAAGTTTCCGATCCCCGTCGTTGAAGAGCTCCTGGACGAGTTGCACGGGGCCAAACTCTTCTCCAAATTGGACCTCCGTTTGGGCTATCATCAAGTCCGCGTCGTTGCTGAAGATGTGCACAAGACGGCATTCCGCACGCACCATGGGCATTTCGAGTTCCTCGTCATGCCTTTCGGCTTGTCCAACGCTCCTTCGACGTTCCAGGCGCTCATGAACCTCGTCCTCAAGCCGTTCCTCCGCCGCTGCGTCCTCGTCTTTTTCGACGACATCTTGATCTACAGCGCATCGTGGACGGAGCACCTGCAACATCTGCGCGCCGTCCTCGATGTCCTCCGGGCGCACCAGCTACACCTCAAGCGGACCAAGTGTTCCTTCGCC includes:
- the LOC136456508 gene encoding pentatricopeptide repeat-containing protein At4g32450, mitochondrial-like → MAAMVGARRALLAARFSPRGAIAASAAPAPLYRRVDSPPRLPAERVCLQSWVPHRGAGSFASERTDEDYQREWGQNKAGSYAEYRSNGSNLQLQRDVPSAGSTTGIHKNRGVDVGGSSEQHYRSGGSYGFRNSHQPYTGARANNETSGYNTLQPYRGSGAYSQQGLDGYFPNDRQQYNGTEATYSSGYNSQSNQKIYEGEGANYGQYGYGPSGQACPNPIGNNQRVQKQQYVDHRSGGSYPDRSGNHPSQYVNPTHFHKEHVAGFQQGNNSNFGYNASQAYQSPHFTSQADTHGTPQGYSMYLNTDAQRLSHGVHQEKHSHAQSAGSFGNHLNSAPHEDDKYHQSLQGNPSNVGSPYEVPKAGGKHKGTVEELEKFCEDGNVKEALEVLAMLKENRIVLHAPHYFRLMQACGDATALSEARLIHSQISESSLVVDTDFQNKILKMYAKCGSMEDAKKLFSSMDHHNLTSWNTMISGFVHNTLGEEAIDFFDRFKQTGGKPDLGMFRHVFLACGILGSVNEGMLHFESMQKDFGIHPTMEHYASIISMLGQSGYIAEAYEFVEQMPVEPSIEVWENLMNMCRLNGFLELGDRCAQIIERLDSSRLNEQSKMGLFPVNASDLAKEKERKKASVAEARSKVHEYRAGDRSHPDTPKIYEELRYLLAHMKEAGYIADTRFVLHDVDQETKEDALLAHSERLAISYGLITSAPRSPVRVIKNLRSCGDCHTAFKIISKLVGRQIIARDAKRFHHFENGVCSCKDYW
- the LOC136458953 gene encoding protein NUCLEAR FUSION DEFECTIVE 6, mitochondrial-like, with product MAAAAGGVRRALAALRSGSPSTISATLSRQAAARSPELAAASLPRASRRRLAISRVPVAALGSVQGSLMPMHNATASALLTSMLGLKPGSWGWLSEGFATPL